In the Veillonellaceae bacterium genome, one interval contains:
- the rnmV gene encoding ribonuclease M5 codes for MIKEVIVVEGKQDVQAVRRAVDADCIITGGFTLSSHTLDQIKHAYHKRGIIILTDPDSAGERIRKYLTERFPEAKHAFVPRDAASANNDIGIEQASPDAIRAALNKVRYLEWKPSQEFSWADIINAGLTGLPDAARHRAMLGAELGIGYANAKGFLQRLNNYGVTRQEFETAVDKMAEK; via the coding sequence ATGATTAAAGAAGTTATTGTGGTAGAAGGAAAACAGGATGTACAAGCCGTACGGCGGGCGGTTGATGCTGACTGTATTATAACGGGCGGCTTTACTTTATCGTCACATACGCTTGACCAGATAAAGCATGCTTATCATAAACGTGGAATAATAATACTTACTGACCCAGATAGCGCCGGTGAAAGAATCCGTAAATACTTAACGGAACGATTCCCTGAGGCGAAACATGCCTTCGTGCCTCGCGATGCAGCCAGCGCCAATAATGACATTGGTATAGAGCAGGCATCACCAGACGCAATAAGAGCAGCCTTGAATAAAGTCAGATATCTGGAGTGGAAACCATCGCAGGAATTTAGCTGGGCTGACATTATCAATGCCGGGCTGACAGGTTTGCCTGATGCGGCCAGACATCGGGCCATGCTAGGAGCTGAGCTTGGCATTGGTTATGCTAATGCTAAAGGGTTCTTACAGCGACTAAACAATTACGGTGTGACTCGGCAAGAGTTTGAAACCGCTGTAGACAAGATGGCTGAAAAGTAA